In Acinetobacter sp. TR3, the following are encoded in one genomic region:
- a CDS encoding metal/formaldehyde-sensitive transcriptional repressor yields MPNLIEDKKKILTRVRRIKGQVQAIENALEDGNTCNSVLQQICSVRGAINGLMNELLEVHLKDTLVSGETSETERQAELVEVSKILKSYLK; encoded by the coding sequence ATGCCAAACCTAATTGAAGACAAAAAAAAGATCCTCACTCGTGTTCGACGTATCAAAGGTCAAGTACAGGCAATCGAAAATGCACTTGAGGATGGCAATACCTGCAACTCTGTTCTGCAGCAAATTTGTTCAGTTCGAGGTGCAATCAATGGCCTCATGAATGAACTTTTAGAAGTTCATTTAAAAGATACCTTGGTGTCAGGTGAGACCTCTGAAACAGAGCGACAGGCAGAGCTTGTCGAAGTCTCAAAAATTTTAAAATCATATTTAAAGTAA